In Podospora pseudoanserina strain CBS 124.78 chromosome 5, whole genome shotgun sequence, a single window of DNA contains:
- a CDS encoding hypothetical protein (EggNog:ENOG503P8Q8; COG:S) gives MRVEALLVGAALFGGTTVLGQVTPQASIKFITPPNIQEGEHDMRDNPVHEEGSLLPITWSPAPEGTRISLTLFQHNTTDGGSIGDFEYIKQGTVGITRHPWTVATTKDLKDSDVFRIILFIEGETGGHTGTEFFNITRKKITTTTTTTTSTTTLPTSIDKDDESNSSSTSAKSTPTDTENSNNSAQTTNRSEDITSSSSGLSTGAAAGIGIGATGAVILLAGAAFYFFFFKPRQEKKQAALLAASGVGGAGFPSPGVTPHQHYSQVPSQHGPPSMYSGYAGIPPSVSPGPPGMTEYKPPNYYGGQIPPQPPSEMSGDWRGQPHEMAAGQMASYELPGHQQR, from the exons ATGCGGGTAGAGGCTCTCTTGGTAGGTGCCGCCCTCTTTGGCGGTACCACTGTGCTGGGCCAAGTAACACCACAAGCGAGCATCAAGTTCATTACTCCACCGAATATCCAAGAAGGCGAACATGATATGAGGGATAATCCGGTTCATGAAGAAGGCAGTCTGCTCCCAATTACCTGGTCACCAGCACCCGAGGGAACGAGAATAAGTCTGACCCTCTTTcaacacaacaccaccgacggcGGGTCTATTGGCGACTTTGAATACATCAAGC AGGGCACTGTTGGGATTACACGGCACCCATGGACCGTGGCCACAACCAAAGACCTGAAGGACTCGGACGTCTTCAGAATCATTTTGTTCATCGAGGGAGAAACAGGAGGCCACACCGGCACCGAGTTCTTCAACATCACCCGAAAGAAaatcacaacaacaacaacaacaaccacatccaccaccaccctgccCACGTCCATCGACAAAGACGACGAatccaacagctcctccacatccgccaaatcaaccccaaccgacACAGAAAACAGCAACAACTCCGCCCAAACAACCAACCGCTCAGAAGACatcacatcctcctcctccggcctctCCACCGGCGCCGCAGCAGGAATCGGCATCGGCGCAACCGGTGCCGTGATCCTCCTCGCAGGAGCAGCATtctacttcttcttcttcaaaccccgccaagaaaagaaacaagccGCTCTTCTCGCCGCGagcggtgttggtggtgcaggGTTTCCATCACCAGGAGTGACACCACATCAGCATTACTCCCAGGTGCCGAGCCAGCATGGGCCGCCGTCGATGTACTCGGGTTATGCGGGGATTCCACCGTCTGTGTCGCCTGGTCCGCCGGGGATGACGGAGTACAAGCCGCCGAATTATTACGGGGGGCAAATACCGCCGCAGCCGCCAAGTGAGATGAGTGGTGATTGGAGGGGGCAGCCGCATGAGATGGCGGCGGGGCAGATGGCGAGTTATGAGTTGCCGGGGCATCAGCAGAGGtaa
- a CDS encoding hypothetical protein (EggNog:ENOG503NZQZ; COG:S), which yields MSTFKNKVTITHIGTATAILDIDGITFLTDPFFSPAGTGFEFAGRICKVHDDPALKLDQLPHIDAVLLSHENHADNLDPPGRQLLDGRRVFTTVDGANNLAPRPSVIGFKDWEERKVRVAGKIFTITATPCKHWPGHECVGFIVHTEDFGVAADGKPNAIYFTGDTVYIPELARMAEKYHIVIALMNLGKATFDGLQITMCGKQGAQLFRDIKADVLVPMHHESWDHFTQNEPELAKELREEGVLDSVRWPKPGVPLEL from the coding sequence ATGTCAACCTTCAAGAACAaagtcaccatcacccacatCGGCACCGCTaccgccatcctcgacatcgacggcatcaccttcctcaccgaCCCgttcttctcccccgccggCACCGGATTCGAGTTCGCGGGCCGCATCTGCAAAGTCCACGACGACCCAGCCCTCAAACTCGACCAGCTCCCCCACATCGACGCGgtcctcctcagccacgAGAACCATGCCGACAACCTCGACCCTCCCGGCCGTCAGCTTCTCGACGGCAGGCGGGTGTTTACCACCGTCGACGGCGCAAACAACCTTGCCCCTCGACCCAGCGTAATCGGCTTTAAGGACTGGGAGGAGCGCAAGGTTCGCGTTGCTGGAAAGATATTCACCATCACAGCCACGCCTTGCAAACACTGGCCGGGGCATGAATGCGTCGGTTTCATCGTCCACACAGAAGACTTTGGCGTTGCGGCCGATGGGAAGCCGAATGCCATTTACTTCACTGGGGATACCGTCTACATCCCCGAGCTGGCGCGCATGGCGGAGAAGTATCACATTGTTATTGCTTTGATGAATCTAGGGAAGGCGACATTTGATGGGTTGCAGATTACCATGTGTGGGAAGCAAGGAGCACAGCTGTTTCGGGATATCAAGGCTGATGTGCTGGTTCCTATGCATCATGAGTCGTGGGATCATTTCACGCAGAATGAGCCCGAGTTGGCGAAGGAGCttcgggaggagggggtgttggattCGGTGCGGTGGCCTAAGCCTGGGGTGCCATTGGAGCTTTAA
- a CDS encoding hypothetical protein (EggNog:ENOG503NYSR; COG:G), with protein sequence MTATSDTRPDGGLEAWLSVLAGFFVIMNSWCVYPSVTFLIQSADKHTRGIIISFGIFQTYYVSTLHLPPSDISWIGSLAVFLLFFGGIISGRLTDAGYFRTTTTLGAFLIVFGSFMTSLCTTYWQLVLAQGVCIGIGNGCLLTPMMTVVSTYFGRRLPLAMGIAACGSVVGGLVYTGMARALLPTIGFGWTLRAIGFIQLGTLTLAMVVVRPRQLPPKGEKTLPVVDFTAFREPAFSLFSFMGVFFGFFYLASYARDINGMSYTESLNLLLALNGIGFAGRLLPTPLTKLFGTLNTFIALLLASALAMYTWIAVNSTAGLYGWTAFYSTAVGGVQSLMPAAVAVLNSDLCNVGSHLGIVFGAIGIGSLIGSPIAGGLITAGGGSYVGAQAFSGSALATGALLILLAREIMRKKTRASFWSKL encoded by the exons ATGACAGCCACCAGTGATACACGGCCAGATGGGGGCTTGGAGGCCTGGCTATCTG TACTGGCcggcttcttcgtcatcatgAACAGCTGGTGTGTATACCCAAGTGTAACATTCCTCATTCAATCCGCTGACAAGCATACCAGGGGAATCATCATATCCTTCGGCATCTTCCAAACATACTACGTCTCAACCCTtcatcttcccccctctGACATCTCGTGGATTGGATCTCTCGCCGttttcttgctcttcttcggGGGCATCATCAGTGGCCGCCTCACGGATGCTGGCTATTtccgcaccaccacaacgCTCGGCGCATTTCTCATTGTCTTTGGGAGTTTCATGACGTCTTTATGCACAACATACTGGCAGCTGGTGCTGGCCCAAGGAGTTTGCATTGGCATTGGCAACGGATGCTTGCTCACACCCATGATGACCGTCGTCTCGACATACTTTGGACGCAGGTTACCGCTTGCCATGGGGATTGCCGCGTGTGGAAGTGTTGTGGGGGGTCTCGTATACACTGGTATGGCAAGGGCATTGCTACCTACTATTGGTTTTGGATGGACTTTGAGGGCCATTGGGTTCATTCAACTGGGCACGTTGAcgctggcgatggtggtggtgcgacCGCGACAGTTACCGCCGAAGGGCGAGAAGACACTGCCAGTGGTGGATTTCACTGCTTTCAGAGAGCCCGCGTTCAGTCTGTTT TCATTCATGGGCGTTTTCTTCGGGTTCTTTTACCTCGCTTCATACGCCCGGGACATAAACGGGATGAGTTACACAGAGTCCCTAAACCTGTTACTCGCCCTCAACGGAATTGGTTTCGCAGGACGTCTCCTGCCgacccccctcaccaaacTCTTCGGTACTCTCAACACCTTCATCGCACTCCTTCTGGCCTCGGCGTTGGCCATGTATACGTGGATCGCTGTGAATTCGACCGCCGGACTGTACGGTTGGACTGCCTTTTACAGCACTGCTGTGGGCGGCGTTCAGTCCTTGATGCCGGCGGCGGTAGCCGTGTTGAACTCGGATCTGTGCAACGTGGGGTCACATTTGGGAATTGTTTTTGGTGCTATTGGCATTGGGTCTCTGATCGGTTCGCCGATAGCTGGTGGGCTCATTACTGCTGGAGGTGGATCCTATGTCGGGGCACAAGCCTTCTCAGGGAGTGCCCTCGCTACAGGTGCGTTACTCATCCTCTTGGCGAGGGAAATCATGAGAAAAAAGACACGTGCAAGTTTTTGGTCCAAATTGTAG
- a CDS encoding hypothetical protein (COG:Q; EggNog:ENOG503NUX8): MLAESLVAALLAIAPVSARPEPDLWRRAVSAADVRTCALTDEAPHVKAPKTNAWAPISPQDVKDVWKFVHAPERALNLTDPANATLTDNYVFLVDTLYLNKTQVLSYIDGDAAQPPKYARVVIFEGGKEEPVSQEYMVGPLPVGVETTIAPYDYPFNGGLGGKIPYDGRYMDGKRTAGYQPLLKQAMTDVADITKALFNGTYYGASDPRTDIVAANTGPHSLDGSQSWITIMFRYPGAASYVTPIDFYIILDITGTDISKYTLRGYVTNTKFFKTADELRKAFEAGEIISEFPQTRDQEWALLKAVPEMGVRDLDDRIAPQSIEIGGKRYKLDRENQYVEFMGWSFYMSFTRILGLMFYDIKFKGERIIYELSLQEAAAQYAGNQPKAANTVYHDTYFSIGSTSATLIEGFDCPFGATMLNVTYPANDVTDVHPQGICLFESDSGYPVARHRYGSGGNPNGFSNIAAVKSSALHARTIATIGNYDYLFDYAFHVDGSIEIEVRASGYLQSSPYYKDQTNFGARVGLGTQGSFHDHILSWKADFDIISTKNSLQRTDLIVVNQTQPWFPELGEFEQMELKAYNMEKEQQFNWAQNGQSMFCVVNDEEKNSWGVSRGYRLVPGRSNVHLSTHNSPFSKHSSHILKSHLAVTQHHDNEPYGNSWQNVNLPLKPQQDFSKLFNDESVDGEDIVVWFNLGMHHYTRSEDIPVTLYSEAVSSIVFAPQNFHDRAQEGDLQNRRWITSNATTGEITYEDQGLQLPTCKVALEEPATKILPWLKI, encoded by the coding sequence ATGCTCGCCGAGTCTCTGGTGGCGGCCCTCTTGGCCATCGCCCCCGTCTCTGCTCGTCCGGAACCCGACCTCTGGCGCCGCGCTGTGAGCGCTGCTGACGTTCGCACCTGCGCCCTCACCGACGAAGCTCCTCACGTCAAGGCTCCCAAGACTAACGCCTGGGCTCCCATCTCTCCTCAGGATGTCAAGGATGTCTGGAAGTTTGTCCACGCTCCTGAGCgcgccctcaacctcacgGACCCTGCCAACGCCACCCTGACCGACAACTacgtcttcctcgtcgataCCTTGTACCTCAACAAGACCCAGGTCCTCAGCTACATCGACGGCGATGCAGCTCAGCCTCCCAAGTATGCTCGTGTGGTGATCTTTGAAggcggcaaggaggagcCTGTCTCTCAGGAGTACATGGTTGGCCCCCTTcctgttggtgttgagaccACCATCGCCCCTTACGACTACCCCTTCAACGGCGGCCTTGGTGGCAAGATCCCCTACGATGGTCGCTACATGGATGGCAAGCGCACCGCTGGCTATCAGCCTCTCCTCAAGCAGGCCATGACTGATGTCgccgacatcaccaaggcTCTCTTCAATGGTACCTACTACGGTGCCAGCGACCCCCGCACCGACATTGTCGCTGCCAACACTGGTCCCCACTCTCTCGATGGCTCCCAGTCCTGGATCACCATCATGTTCAGATACCCTGGTGCCGCCAGCTACGTCACTCCCATTGACTTCTACATCATTCTCGACATCACCGGCACCGATATCTCCAAGTACACCCTCCGCGGCTatgtcaccaacaccaagttCTTCAAGACTGCCGATGAGCTCCGCAAGGCCTTCGAGGCTGGCGAGATCATCAGCGAGTTCCCCCAGACCCGTGACCAGGAGTGGGCCCTTCTTAAGGCTGTCCCTGAGATGGGTGTTCGTGACCTTGACGACCGCATTGCTCCCCAGAGCATTGAGATTGGTGGCAAGCGCTACAAGCTCGACCGTGAGAACCAGTATGTTGAGTTCATGGGCTGGTCTTTCTACATGTCCTTCACTCGCATCCTCGGTCTCATGTTCTACGACATCAAGTTCAAGGGTGAGCGCATCATCTACGAGCTCTCTCtccaggaggctgctgctcagtATGCTGGCAACCAGCCCAAGGCTGCCAACACTGTCTACCACGACACTTACTTCTCCATCGGTTCCACCTCTGCCACTCTCATCGAGGGGTTCGACTGCCCCTTCGGCGCCACCATGCTGAACGTCACCTACCCCGCCAACGATGTCACCGATGTCCACCCCCAGGGTATCTGCCTCTTCGAGTCTGACTCCGGATACCCCGTTGCCCGTCACAGATATGGCAGCGGTGGCAACCCCAACGGTTTCTCCAACATTGCCGCCGTCAAGAGCTCTGCTCTCCATGCCCgcaccatcgccaccatTGGTAACTACGACTACCTCTTCGACTATGCTTTCCACGTTGACGGCTCCATCGAGATTGAGGTCCGCGCTTCCGGCTATCTCCAGTCTTCCCCCTACTACAAGGACCAGACCAACTTTGGCGCTCGTGTCGGCCTTGGCACCCAGGGTTCTTTCCACGACCACATTCTCTCCTGGAAGGCCGATTTCGATATCATCTCCACCAAGAACTCCCTCCAGCGCACCGatctcatcgtcgtcaaccAGACCCAGCCCTGGTTCCCCGAGCTCGGCGAGTTCGAGCAGATGGAGCTCAAGGCCTACAacatggagaaggagcagcagTTCAACTGGGCCCAGAACGGCCAGAGCATGTTCTGCGTCGTcaacgacgaggagaagaacTCCTGGGGTGTCTCCCGCGGTTACCGCCTCGTGCCCGGCCGCAGCAACGTCCACCTCAGCACCCACaactcccccttctccaagcACTCCTCCCACATCCTCAAGTCTCACCTCGCCGTCACCCAGCACCACGACAACGAGCCCTATGGCAACTCGTGGCAGAACGTTAACCTGCCCCTCAAGCCCCAGCAGGACTtctccaagctcttcaaCGACGAGAGCGTCGATGGTGAGGACATTGTTGTCTGGTTCAACCTCGGCATGCACCACTACACCCGCTCTGAGGATATCCCCGTCACCCTCTACTCCGAGGCCGTCTCCAGCATCGTGTTCGCTCCCCAGAACTTCCACGACCGCGCCCAGGAGGGTGATCTCCAGAACAGACGCTGGATCACCTCCAACGCCACCACTGGTGAGATCACCTATGAGGACCAGGGTCTTCAGCTCCCCACTTGCAAGGTTGCCCTCGAGGAGCCCGCTACCAAGATTCTTCCTTGGCTCAAGATCTAG